The Impatiens glandulifera chromosome 3, dImpGla2.1, whole genome shotgun sequence genome contains a region encoding:
- the LOC124930497 gene encoding uncharacterized protein LOC124930497 — MVVDTMVCSWILNTISKEIRANFEGTVTTQDLWQEVKTRYEGNNGPTQYGLARDISTIQQGNLSVEEYYSKIRLYWEEIAGISPLIKCECDGSDVLSYYGCRAIRKFICIDENAKLLQFLLGQNETYENVKDQILNTDNFPTVHKAFTIVLNIEKKRALNLLYQNSHSAMNTELKKSAKKEFSVNYSK, encoded by the coding sequence ATGGTGGTTGACACCATGGTCTGCTCCTGGATTCTAAACACGATTTCAAAAGAAATTAGGGCAAATTTTGAAGGAACTGTAACTACACAAGACCTGTGGCAAGAAGTTAAAACACGCTATGAAGGAAATAATGGACCGACGCAATATGGCTTAGCTCGTGACATTTCTACCATACAACAAGGTAATCTTTCTGTTGAGGAATATTACTCTAAAATTAGGCTATATTGGGAGGAAATAGCTGGAATAAGTCCACTTATAAAATGTGAATGTGATGGAAGTGATGTGTTGAGCTATTATGGTTGTCGAGCAATTAGGAAATTTATCTGCATCGATGAGAATGCAAAATTACTTCAGTTTTTGCTTGGACAGAATGAGACTTATGAAAACGTTAAGGATCAGATCCTTAACACTGATAATTTCCCAACAGTGCATAAGGCATTCACTATAGTTTTGAATATTGAGAAAAAGAGAGCGTTGAACCTTCTCTATCAAAATTCACATTCTGCTATGAATACCGAACTAAAAAAATCTGCTAAAAAAGAATTTAGTGTTAACTATTCTAAGTAG